In one window of Corynebacterium mycetoides DNA:
- the eccB gene encoding type VII secretion protein EccB, with product MPSPPQRRLLPTTRTQVSGHRFMRRRVEHGLIFGDIRMIHDPLASRQRATVFGAVAVALVAAIMALFAWLRPNADPGAAPILRAGSGELYVRVGETVHPVTNLTSARLIAGAPEQPARIGDAKLGELPLGVPVGVVAAPSAFAPREATDASWSACTAAGEVVVLAGQPAVELDGNAALLAFQGGDEWLVTGDGRALLPAADSPEGRIIRRALGIDADTPRWLPPADVLGVVREQPPLSIPDPLPEVVVNGTEAWAVSEPGVQPLSRVQREILFEAGAPQRSIASAELAAIPDADPALDIRLPTETPGWVNPADTTVCATEDRVGATLRGGAESPVALSGNAAATAFAGLVDGAVGVDTGHGYHVVSPTGLRHPVREREVLDVIGAQHVEHAPWEIIRLLPEGPELTRDAAMTATY from the coding sequence ATGCCTTCACCGCCGCAGCGGCGCCTGCTGCCCACGACACGCACACAGGTTTCGGGGCACAGGTTCATGCGCCGCAGGGTCGAGCACGGCCTGATCTTCGGCGACATCCGCATGATCCACGACCCGCTCGCCTCGCGCCAGCGCGCGACGGTCTTCGGTGCGGTCGCGGTAGCACTCGTCGCCGCGATCATGGCGCTGTTCGCATGGCTACGCCCCAACGCCGACCCGGGGGCCGCGCCCATTCTGCGGGCCGGCAGCGGCGAGCTGTACGTGCGGGTGGGGGAGACGGTCCACCCCGTAACCAACCTCACCTCAGCGAGGCTGATCGCGGGAGCCCCCGAGCAGCCGGCGCGCATCGGGGACGCGAAGCTCGGCGAGCTGCCTCTCGGCGTGCCCGTCGGGGTGGTCGCGGCGCCCTCGGCATTCGCGCCCCGCGAGGCCACCGATGCGTCGTGGTCGGCGTGCACCGCCGCGGGCGAGGTGGTCGTCCTTGCGGGTCAGCCGGCCGTCGAACTCGACGGGAACGCTGCGCTACTCGCCTTCCAGGGCGGCGACGAGTGGCTGGTGACGGGGGACGGGCGTGCGCTCCTGCCGGCCGCCGACAGCCCCGAGGGGCGCATCATCCGGCGCGCGCTGGGCATCGACGCCGACACCCCGCGGTGGCTCCCACCCGCGGACGTCCTCGGGGTGGTCAGGGAACAACCGCCGCTGAGCATTCCCGACCCGCTGCCCGAGGTGGTAGTCAACGGTACCGAGGCGTGGGCAGTGTCTGAGCCCGGCGTGCAGCCGCTGAGCAGGGTGCAGCGGGAGATACTGTTCGAGGCGGGCGCGCCGCAGCGCAGCATCGCCAGCGCCGAACTGGCCGCCATCCCGGACGCCGACCCCGCCCTCGACATCCGCCTGCCCACAGAGACGCCCGGCTGGGTCAATCCCGCCGACACGACGGTGTGCGCCACCGAGGACCGGGTCGGGGCGACGCTGCGCGGCGGCGCGGAGTCCCCGGTTGCGCTCTCCGGGAACGCCGCGGCCACCGCTTTCGCCGGGCTTGTCGACGGCGCCGTCGGCGTCGACACCGGCCACGGCTACCACGTGGTCTCGCCGACCGGCCTGCGCCATCCCGTCCGCGAGCGCGAAGTGCTCGACGTCATCGGGGCGCAGCACGTCGAGCACGCGCCGTGGGAGATCATCAGGCTGCTCCCGGAAGGCCCCGAGCTGACCCGCGATGCGGCCATGACGGCCACCTATTAG
- a CDS encoding type VII secretion-associated protein: MTTTHPDLTVTITPDATVFEGLANVRRYDHPSPADIAAYIRSVIGPFPDGTQVHVEAGGDDFARVSEALADYDIVLTRGPREDGDGPSGEGRHALKEPAEPAEAAEPAEPAEPADWWDDEPIQVERPSADGAARLHRAWIVGACVVAVALAIAAAIWATMAALGDGAGEALPEAPTSAASPSEAVTSAPTSAPAEPESAPAGVVIVREGLMVRVPAGFEVEPDGDMWRATGDDPDFRLQLAVDPLYRLPPEELTAQLLRDMDGDPQVELVHNDGRALTYKETGADGSEALWRTWAEGGHHISVGCHTRTAPNQVQSATCRMAMDSAAFDADHADG; encoded by the coding sequence ATGACGACGACGCACCCAGACCTCACCGTCACCATTACCCCGGACGCCACCGTATTCGAGGGGCTGGCCAACGTCCGCCGCTACGACCATCCGAGCCCGGCGGACATCGCGGCGTACATCCGCAGCGTGATCGGGCCTTTTCCCGACGGCACCCAGGTGCACGTGGAGGCCGGAGGGGACGACTTCGCACGCGTCTCGGAGGCGCTGGCGGATTACGACATAGTTCTCACCCGCGGCCCGCGTGAGGATGGCGACGGCCCCTCCGGCGAGGGGAGGCACGCGCTCAAGGAGCCCGCCGAGCCTGCCGAGGCGGCTGAGCCCGCTGAGCCCGCTGAACCCGCTGACTGGTGGGACGACGAACCGATCCAGGTGGAGCGGCCCAGCGCCGATGGCGCCGCCCGCTTGCACCGGGCGTGGATTGTCGGGGCGTGTGTGGTCGCCGTCGCACTCGCGATCGCCGCGGCGATCTGGGCGACGATGGCGGCGCTTGGCGACGGGGCGGGAGAGGCGTTGCCGGAGGCGCCGACAAGCGCGGCGTCGCCAAGCGAGGCGGTGACAAGCGCGCCGACAAGCGCGCCGGCGGAGCCGGAGAGTGCCCCGGCGGGCGTCGTCATCGTACGGGAGGGGCTCATGGTGCGCGTGCCCGCCGGGTTCGAGGTCGAACCGGACGGCGACATGTGGAGGGCGACGGGCGACGACCCCGACTTCCGGCTGCAGCTCGCCGTCGATCCTCTCTACCGGTTGCCGCCGGAGGAGCTCACCGCCCAGCTGCTGCGCGACATGGATGGCGACCCACAGGTGGAGCTTGTGCACAACGACGGCCGCGCGCTGACGTACAAGGAAACCGGTGCCGATGGCTCCGAGGCACTGTGGCGCACGTGGGCGGAGGGTGGACACCACATTTCCGTCGGCTGCCACACCCGGACGGCGCCCAACCAGGTGCAGTCCGCGACCTGCCGGATGGCGATGGATTCCGCCGCCTTCGACGCCGATCACGCGGACGGGTAA
- a CDS encoding DUF6541 family protein, which translates to MVETLPLVLAAVALFVLPGAAVGWAAGMRVRWALASGVAITPAVWSVLAWAYGEVGVAVSTLSLVCGTVPFILLGLAWRYAFGGLGWRGGERRQAAPPSRWLPPVAGVAAGFGILMNRTITVYQGLPQGLSTPFLGWDVHWHASVIRFIGETGIGSSARMGELQHVETHQLLYYPTGLHLLAFSLHELTGRDIIYALNLTSLVVPGLGLTISVALLARLLLGGRGFAATLASGFAPVVAVGVQNLFYSEYHMGAWPYLAATSVTGIAACALAATPRRAMSVPAAGLTLAGVAALHPSAATVVVLIVGFWWLFSCLPGPHRLRNTLVVATAGVFGALLVLPQLLAGSGQAEEVAEFAETQLDVSRAESWRRALELQWSAGEEVPTQWWLIIAAGVGAVVLLAWRHTAWPLLLTLFSMALTAHALVWFDGPVGALFGAYTSLHYNNAHRLVLLTALLYIVLGSIAVAAVVYFLVGKAVGAGGQRARWGSIVLVALLAAAHVQWLQRPFRVFYEAVITISATNETLGETELAAFEWLKTQPRAYDGIIANNPGEGTGWMYPLHGLPSLHRHYLYPPTPVDSATSRIFYIPNFLGTGLTPLPGQGDNRRDWANIADFAARDLDATYYIVSPPGFWDYLEPIPAQVEGLWTAPGATPVYRNGDTVVFAINANLSDEEIRAARASGEKASPQGLPPLPFDARQGFPRPSVWDRQAAERDAQPAPSAG; encoded by the coding sequence GTGGTAGAAACCCTGCCCCTGGTGCTTGCAGCCGTCGCTTTGTTCGTCCTTCCCGGCGCGGCGGTGGGATGGGCGGCCGGCATGCGTGTGCGCTGGGCGCTGGCCAGCGGTGTGGCCATCACGCCCGCGGTGTGGAGCGTGCTGGCCTGGGCATACGGCGAAGTGGGTGTGGCGGTCAGCACACTGTCGCTGGTGTGCGGCACCGTGCCGTTTATCCTCCTGGGCCTGGCGTGGAGGTACGCGTTCGGCGGGCTGGGGTGGCGTGGGGGAGAGCGTCGGCAAGCAGCGCCCCCGAGCCGGTGGCTGCCCCCGGTCGCCGGTGTGGCGGCCGGCTTCGGCATCCTGATGAACCGGACGATCACCGTTTACCAGGGCCTGCCTCAGGGGTTGTCCACGCCGTTTCTGGGCTGGGACGTGCACTGGCACGCCTCGGTGATCAGGTTCATCGGCGAGACGGGTATCGGAAGCTCGGCGCGGATGGGCGAGCTGCAGCACGTGGAAACCCACCAGCTGCTGTATTACCCCACGGGCTTGCACCTCTTGGCCTTTAGCCTGCACGAGCTCACGGGCCGCGACATTATCTACGCGCTCAACCTGACCTCACTCGTGGTGCCCGGGCTGGGGTTGACCATCTCTGTGGCGCTTTTGGCGCGGTTGCTGCTCGGCGGGCGCGGTTTCGCCGCCACCCTGGCGTCGGGGTTCGCGCCTGTCGTCGCCGTCGGGGTGCAGAACCTGTTCTACTCCGAGTATCACATGGGGGCGTGGCCGTACCTGGCGGCGACATCGGTGACGGGCATCGCCGCGTGCGCCCTGGCCGCTACCCCGCGCCGGGCAATGAGCGTGCCCGCGGCCGGGCTGACGCTGGCCGGTGTGGCGGCCCTGCATCCGTCGGCGGCGACCGTGGTGGTGCTCATCGTCGGGTTCTGGTGGCTGTTTAGCTGCCTTCCCGGCCCGCACCGGTTGCGCAACACGCTCGTTGTGGCCACCGCGGGCGTGTTCGGAGCGCTGCTCGTGTTGCCGCAACTTCTGGCCGGAAGCGGGCAGGCCGAGGAGGTGGCTGAGTTCGCCGAAACCCAGTTGGACGTCTCGCGCGCGGAATCGTGGCGGCGCGCCCTGGAACTGCAGTGGTCGGCGGGTGAGGAGGTTCCCACCCAGTGGTGGCTCATCATCGCCGCCGGGGTGGGTGCGGTGGTGCTTCTTGCCTGGAGGCACACGGCGTGGCCGTTGCTGCTGACGCTGTTCTCCATGGCGCTGACGGCTCACGCGTTGGTGTGGTTCGACGGCCCGGTGGGGGCCTTGTTCGGGGCGTACACGTCCCTTCACTACAACAACGCGCACCGCCTGGTTTTGCTGACGGCGCTGCTCTATATCGTGCTCGGCTCCATCGCCGTGGCGGCGGTGGTGTACTTCCTGGTGGGCAAGGCGGTCGGTGCCGGCGGGCAGCGAGCGCGGTGGGGCAGCATCGTGCTGGTGGCGCTGCTCGCGGCGGCCCACGTGCAATGGCTGCAGCGGCCCTTCCGAGTCTTCTATGAAGCCGTTATCACCATCAGCGCAACCAATGAAACGCTCGGCGAGACGGAGCTGGCGGCCTTCGAATGGTTGAAAACCCAGCCGCGCGCCTATGACGGGATCATCGCCAACAACCCGGGGGAGGGGACCGGGTGGATGTACCCGCTGCACGGGTTGCCCTCCCTGCACCGCCACTACCTCTATCCGCCGACACCGGTCGATTCCGCGACGAGCCGGATCTTCTATATTCCGAACTTCCTGGGAACCGGTCTGACACCGTTGCCCGGTCAGGGCGATAACCGCCGCGACTGGGCGAACATCGCCGACTTCGCCGCCCGCGACCTCGATGCCACCTACTACATCGTGTCCCCGCCCGGTTTCTGGGACTACCTCGAGCCGATCCCCGCCCAGGTTGAGGGCCTGTGGACGGCGCCGGGCGCGACCCCGGTGTACCGCAACGGCGACACGGTGGTCTTCGCCATCAACGCGAACCTGAGCGACGAGGAGATCCGTGCCGCCCGCGCCTCGGGGGAGAAGGCCTCGCCGCAGGGGCTTCCGCCCCTGCCGTTTGACGCCCGGCAGGGATTCCCGCGGCCGTCCGTGTGGGACCGCCAGGCCGCCGAGCGCGACGCGCAGCCGGCACCCTCCGCGGGCTAA
- the eccD gene encoding type VII secretion integral membrane protein EccD has protein sequence MVATSAHHIVRVTVRIDVASFHRDIDVTLPTSSSFAEVLPELARLVDLPPVSRPWEVTTAAGAVLDPARPLYQQRLRDGQVVVLRPREPVPPPVVRDAAESLAATAEEGGRARGLDLAAACAGAAMLLLLVASQAGVAAGAASASAAFFVVAAAARSQISRALYALGSGAAAVAAGIWVAGPRDAWAGAADPAWGAAAASAALVTAAVAGLALSLADARVAAFLGTVAALAAAGSAAAFLPAPTAASAAVVLAGIVAVMLTPGIATRASGIAIPRVPTAGESFAVADEYQADVDDRARVARTVASGISAAVCLCCLPALVWLGFLGGGWVYAFTLCVAGALVLHAFRHHGAGPRVALALCAFGAVAASCVAVALSEDPHPVWVGAAFFLAMATLSAPLWAFRVPDLEPTTLVWLERAEMAAIIAVFPLGIHLLGVFDMIRGL, from the coding sequence ATGGTTGCCACATCGGCGCACCACATCGTGCGTGTCACCGTCCGCATCGACGTCGCATCGTTTCACCGCGACATCGATGTCACGCTGCCCACGTCGTCGTCGTTCGCGGAGGTTTTGCCGGAGCTCGCGCGGCTGGTGGACCTGCCGCCGGTGTCCCGGCCGTGGGAGGTGACCACGGCCGCGGGCGCCGTGCTGGATCCCGCCCGCCCGCTCTACCAGCAGCGGCTTCGTGACGGCCAAGTGGTGGTCCTGCGCCCCCGCGAGCCGGTGCCGCCGCCGGTGGTGCGCGACGCCGCCGAATCGCTCGCGGCCACGGCCGAGGAGGGTGGGCGCGCCCGCGGGCTCGACCTCGCCGCCGCCTGCGCGGGTGCAGCCATGCTGCTTCTCCTCGTCGCGTCCCAGGCCGGGGTCGCGGCGGGCGCGGCGAGCGCCTCGGCCGCCTTTTTCGTCGTCGCCGCCGCGGCGCGCTCACAGATCTCACGGGCTCTCTACGCCCTCGGCTCCGGCGCCGCCGCTGTCGCCGCCGGGATATGGGTCGCAGGTCCGCGCGACGCGTGGGCCGGCGCGGCGGATCCCGCCTGGGGAGCCGCCGCCGCGTCCGCCGCGCTGGTCACCGCCGCCGTCGCCGGGTTAGCGCTCTCGCTTGCCGACGCCCGCGTGGCCGCCTTCCTGGGCACCGTAGCCGCCCTCGCCGCGGCGGGAAGCGCGGCGGCGTTCCTGCCCGCCCCCACGGCTGCGTCCGCGGCCGTCGTCCTGGCGGGGATCGTGGCCGTCATGCTCACCCCCGGGATCGCCACCAGGGCGTCCGGCATCGCCATCCCGCGCGTGCCCACCGCCGGGGAGAGTTTCGCCGTGGCGGATGAGTACCAGGCCGACGTTGACGACAGGGCGCGCGTGGCCCGCACCGTCGCGTCCGGAATCTCGGCCGCGGTGTGCCTGTGCTGCCTCCCCGCTCTGGTATGGCTGGGGTTCCTCGGCGGCGGGTGGGTGTACGCCTTCACCCTGTGCGTCGCCGGGGCCCTGGTGCTGCACGCCTTCCGGCATCACGGGGCGGGCCCGCGCGTGGCGTTGGCGCTATGCGCGTTCGGCGCGGTTGCCGCATCCTGCGTTGCGGTGGCGCTCAGTGAAGATCCGCATCCGGTGTGGGTGGGTGCCGCGTTCTTTCTCGCCATGGCGACCCTGTCGGCGCCGTTGTGGGCCTTCCGGGTCCCCGACTTAGAGCCCACCACCCTCGTGTGGCTGGAGCGCGCGGAGATGGCCGCGATCATCGCGGTGTTCCCACTCGGCATCCACCTTCTGGGAGTGTTCGACATGATCCGGGGGCTCTAG
- a CDS encoding helix-turn-helix transcriptional regulator, with translation MQNGNHGNHENMVRKWRRWKEMSQAELADAAGVSRQTIANIEKGNYSPSVHLALDICRTLGKTVEEVFGDEQEEG, from the coding sequence ATGCAGAACGGCAACCACGGCAACCACGAAAATATGGTGCGCAAGTGGCGGCGCTGGAAAGAAATGAGCCAGGCGGAACTGGCTGACGCCGCCGGAGTGTCGCGCCAGACCATCGCCAACATTGAAAAGGGCAACTACTCGCCGTCCGTGCACCTGGCGCTCGACATCTGCCGCACCCTGGGCAAGACGGTGGAAGAAGTCTTCGGCGACGAGCAGGAAGAAGGATAA
- the eccCa gene encoding type VII secretion protein EccCa has protein sequence MLGLDHTAVLAPQPAHAADPAPSLPQGRLAAEPVPEAQRDQLQPLLKILMPVVMVAALGAMVAVVALSGRAVSPVMMILPLMMVLSALMLINPPEKTGDIDETRRTYLRHLDALAAAARRNAELQRAHAQHFHPDPAALVHATPTSRVWERGPDFPQALEVRLGVGATSLCTPIDVGDPGSPEDLDPVCAVSLRRTVAAVHTVAGMPIVVQLGAFPAISLTGPRADEVARALVCQLCFFHGPEMVGLVNLHSDPQFEWTKWLPHTRSPERAEFRVVLADTSHAHAALLDPDADCVIVVHPDAGYVADEEVFQLVCDEHIVARTLQGEEVLGTPDRFSAREAELVARQLAYYRRPEKAGAAGSAGELLPMLGFADIDDLNPHSMWRGRDGTRQRLVVPFGSTPQGVPVHLDLKESAHGGMGPHGLCIGATGSGKSELLRTLVAALAATHSPEELNLVLVDFKGGATFLGCEGLPHTSAVITNLEDEAVLVERMYDAISGELNRRQEVLRSAGNVANVTDYSDARRTRRPELDPLPSLVIIVDEFSELLGQHPHFADLFVAVGRLGRSLGVHLLLASQRLEEGRLRGLDSHLSYRIGLKTFSAAESRQVLGVPDAYELPGEPGSGYLKAGSPELTRFRAAYVSGPLTRRSAAPEPGDAPGVGLFTGWEPPDPAGSAADGVIVDESTTLLDAVVAKARDVAEARGMRAHTVWLPPLPQRVELSAVCESPGPLSVAIGVVDDPYHQRQEHLVVDLSVAGGHLAIAGGPQTGKSMALRTIVSALAVTHTTDDVAFYVIDAGAGQWQDVEVFPHVAGTATRSEEEKVRRIVDAVLAHLEEPEPARDDARRRHVFLVVDGWHAVVANDSKLEDLRDPLSRIASEGPAAGVHLLVSTQRWSAIRNNVRDLIGTRLELSMSESTDSLIDRKAQQKVPTQPGRGLAPDGRHMLVAFTAAQDLAHIASQTAAQERVPRIKTLPAHVAAEPLLAGPSAHRLPFGVGGARLDPVFLDSSHLVAVGSRGSGKSTLLATLIAGISQLPRENARMVIIDPRRTHLGAGGSDMVAAYGSAGSIEETVKATVETLSARLPGPNVTPEQLAARSWWDGPDIFLVVDDLDLVGDDPLRPLLPLFPHAHDIGLRIIVARKFGGTARALYSGVLAALKDLTPDVLVLDGNRDEGAIFGVKPGPLPPGRATLVRGGENAGNIQIAALPRTEESS, from the coding sequence GTGCTCGGCCTAGATCACACTGCCGTTTTGGCGCCGCAACCCGCGCACGCCGCGGATCCCGCTCCGTCTCTGCCCCAGGGCCGACTCGCCGCCGAACCCGTGCCGGAGGCGCAGCGCGACCAACTCCAACCGCTGCTGAAGATCCTCATGCCTGTGGTGATGGTCGCCGCGCTGGGCGCGATGGTTGCTGTGGTCGCGCTCTCCGGCCGGGCGGTGAGCCCTGTGATGATGATCCTGCCGCTCATGATGGTGCTCAGCGCCCTCATGCTGATCAACCCGCCGGAGAAAACCGGCGACATTGATGAGACCCGGCGCACCTACCTGCGGCACCTCGACGCGCTGGCCGCCGCCGCGCGCCGCAACGCGGAACTCCAGCGCGCCCACGCGCAGCACTTCCACCCGGATCCCGCCGCGCTGGTCCACGCCACCCCGACCTCGCGCGTCTGGGAGCGGGGGCCGGACTTCCCGCAGGCGCTGGAGGTCCGGTTGGGGGTTGGCGCGACGTCGTTGTGTACGCCTATCGACGTCGGGGACCCTGGCTCCCCGGAAGACCTCGACCCCGTGTGCGCGGTGAGCCTGCGCCGCACGGTGGCGGCGGTGCACACCGTCGCCGGCATGCCGATCGTGGTGCAGCTGGGCGCCTTCCCCGCGATCTCGCTGACGGGCCCGCGTGCCGACGAGGTGGCCCGCGCCCTCGTGTGCCAGCTCTGTTTCTTCCACGGGCCCGAGATGGTGGGTCTGGTCAACCTCCATTCGGATCCCCAGTTCGAGTGGACGAAATGGTTGCCGCACACCCGCTCGCCGGAACGCGCGGAATTCCGCGTCGTGCTAGCAGACACCTCGCACGCGCACGCCGCGCTGCTTGATCCGGACGCCGACTGCGTGATTGTGGTCCACCCGGACGCGGGGTACGTCGCGGACGAGGAGGTCTTTCAGCTGGTGTGCGACGAGCACATCGTCGCCCGCACCCTCCAGGGCGAGGAGGTGCTGGGGACCCCGGACCGCTTCAGCGCGCGGGAGGCGGAGCTGGTTGCCCGGCAGCTAGCGTATTACCGGCGCCCGGAGAAGGCGGGCGCCGCGGGCAGCGCGGGGGAGCTGCTTCCCATGCTCGGGTTCGCCGACATCGACGACCTCAACCCGCACTCTATGTGGCGGGGTCGCGACGGCACCCGCCAGCGGTTGGTCGTCCCCTTCGGCTCGACGCCCCAGGGGGTACCCGTGCACCTCGACCTGAAAGAGTCGGCGCACGGCGGAATGGGGCCGCACGGCCTGTGCATCGGCGCCACCGGCAGCGGCAAGTCGGAGCTCCTTCGGACGCTGGTGGCGGCGCTCGCGGCTACGCATTCGCCGGAGGAGTTGAACCTCGTGCTCGTGGACTTCAAGGGGGGCGCGACGTTTCTCGGGTGCGAGGGACTGCCGCACACCTCGGCGGTGATCACGAACCTCGAAGACGAGGCGGTGCTGGTCGAGCGCATGTACGACGCCATCTCGGGTGAGCTCAACCGGCGCCAGGAGGTGCTGCGCAGCGCGGGCAATGTCGCGAACGTCACCGACTACTCCGACGCCCGGCGGACCAGGCGCCCCGAGCTCGATCCCCTGCCCTCGTTGGTGATCATCGTCGACGAGTTCTCCGAGTTGCTGGGCCAGCACCCGCACTTCGCCGACCTGTTTGTGGCCGTCGGCAGGCTGGGCCGCTCGCTGGGGGTGCACCTGCTGCTGGCGTCGCAGCGCCTCGAGGAGGGCAGGCTGCGCGGGCTTGACTCCCACCTGTCGTACCGGATCGGCCTAAAAACGTTCTCCGCGGCGGAATCGCGCCAGGTCCTGGGGGTGCCCGACGCCTACGAGCTGCCCGGTGAGCCGGGCAGCGGGTATCTCAAGGCAGGGTCGCCGGAGCTGACGCGGTTCCGGGCCGCCTACGTGTCGGGGCCGCTGACCAGGCGCAGTGCGGCGCCGGAACCTGGGGACGCGCCGGGCGTGGGGCTGTTCACCGGGTGGGAGCCACCGGATCCCGCGGGGAGCGCCGCGGACGGCGTGATCGTCGATGAGTCGACAACACTTCTCGACGCCGTCGTAGCCAAGGCACGCGACGTCGCCGAGGCCCGCGGGATGAGGGCGCACACGGTGTGGCTTCCTCCGCTGCCGCAGAGAGTGGAGCTCTCGGCGGTGTGCGAGTCGCCCGGGCCGCTGAGTGTTGCCATAGGCGTCGTGGACGATCCGTACCACCAGCGTCAGGAGCACCTCGTAGTCGACCTCTCCGTCGCGGGCGGGCACCTCGCCATTGCGGGAGGGCCGCAGACGGGCAAGTCCATGGCACTGCGCACCATCGTGTCGGCGCTGGCCGTGACTCACACCACCGACGACGTCGCGTTCTACGTCATCGACGCCGGCGCCGGCCAGTGGCAGGATGTCGAGGTGTTTCCGCATGTGGCGGGCACCGCCACCCGCTCCGAGGAGGAGAAGGTCCGCCGCATTGTCGACGCCGTGCTGGCGCACTTAGAGGAGCCCGAGCCCGCGCGTGACGACGCCCGCCGGCGCCACGTGTTCTTAGTCGTCGATGGGTGGCATGCCGTGGTGGCGAACGACTCGAAACTGGAGGACCTGCGCGACCCGCTGTCCAGAATCGCCTCGGAGGGTCCGGCGGCCGGCGTGCATTTGCTGGTGTCGACGCAGCGCTGGAGCGCCATCCGCAACAACGTCCGCGACCTCATCGGCACGCGCCTTGAGCTGAGCATGAGCGAATCCACGGATTCACTCATTGACCGCAAAGCGCAGCAGAAGGTGCCTACTCAGCCCGGCCGTGGCCTCGCGCCGGACGGGCGCCACATGCTCGTGGCGTTCACCGCCGCGCAGGACCTCGCGCACATCGCCTCCCAGACGGCTGCGCAGGAGAGGGTGCCGCGGATCAAAACCCTGCCCGCCCATGTTGCTGCGGAGCCGCTGCTGGCCGGGCCGTCGGCGCATCGGCTCCCCTTCGGCGTCGGGGGTGCGCGGCTCGACCCCGTCTTCCTCGACTCCTCCCACCTTGTGGCGGTCGGCTCCCGCGGCAGCGGCAAATCGACCTTGCTGGCCACCCTCATCGCCGGCATTTCCCAGCTGCCACGCGAAAACGCGCGCATGGTGATCATCGACCCGCGCCGCACGCACCTGGGCGCCGGCGGCTCGGACATGGTGGCGGCCTACGGGTCCGCCGGCTCGATTGAGGAGACGGTGAAAGCGACCGTCGAGACGCTCTCTGCCCGGCTGCCCGGCCCAAACGTCACCCCGGAGCAGCTCGCGGCCCGGTCGTGGTGGGACGGGCCCGACATCTTTCTTGTCGTAGACGACCTCGACCTGGTGGGAGACGACCCGCTGCGCCCGCTCCTGCCGTTGTTCCCGCACGCGCACGACATCGGGTTGCGCATTATCGTGGCCCGGAAATTCGGCGGCACCGCGCGCGCCCTCTACAGCGGCGTGCTGGCCGCCCTCAAAGACCTCACCCCGGACGTCCTCGTGCTCGACGGCAACCGCGACGAGGGCGCGATCTTCGGCGTCAAACCCGGGCCCCTGCCGCCCGGGCGGGCCACCCTGGTGCGCGGCGGGGAGAACGCCGGAAACATTCAGATCGCCGCCCTGCCACGCACGGAGGAGAGCTCATGA
- a CDS encoding S8 family serine peptidase: MPRRFLLASAAAACVLAQAAAPATAQDTACAVPAPVGSPPPPGWAGELRGLATGAGVRVAVIDTGVTPSPELDQLVPGADFVVPEAPQPLRDCDAHGTVVAGIIAANTVGIAPKAEVISIRQTSAHYRSREADNPAGDEPSSGNLRTLADAIHNALDLGAHVINMSVVSCVDPRVAPRVDTSGLDVALNRAEEQGAVVVAAAGNLTGECRQGSRVFPAHSPTVLTVGSRSDDYSLADYSVAIPDGAVALSARGHAPVAPSPDGNGWAEGTYDQQGEVIPFEGTSFAAPVITGSVALLKQRRPELTPAQVREIVAAAAEPNGGAIDPVDVASQLAPEVREPASPLVIEPVQQPASAAPRRWLLVAAGLAAATFATLAGAAVRRPSGQRKQPA; the protein is encoded by the coding sequence GTGCCCCGCCGTTTCCTTCTCGCCTCCGCGGCCGCCGCGTGCGTCCTCGCACAGGCAGCCGCGCCCGCGACGGCGCAGGACACCGCCTGCGCGGTTCCCGCCCCGGTCGGGTCGCCGCCCCCACCGGGCTGGGCGGGTGAGCTGCGCGGGCTGGCCACGGGAGCCGGCGTGCGCGTCGCCGTCATCGACACCGGAGTCACCCCCTCGCCCGAGCTGGACCAGCTCGTGCCCGGCGCGGACTTCGTCGTCCCGGAGGCGCCCCAACCGCTCCGGGATTGCGACGCCCACGGCACCGTCGTAGCCGGCATCATCGCCGCCAACACGGTGGGGATCGCGCCGAAGGCGGAGGTCATCTCGATCCGGCAGACGTCCGCGCACTACCGCAGCCGGGAAGCGGACAACCCCGCGGGCGACGAGCCGAGCTCGGGCAACCTGCGCACGCTTGCCGACGCCATCCACAACGCCCTCGACCTCGGCGCCCACGTGATCAACATGTCCGTCGTCTCGTGCGTCGACCCGCGCGTCGCCCCCAGGGTGGACACCTCCGGGCTGGACGTGGCGCTCAACCGCGCGGAGGAGCAGGGGGCCGTCGTTGTCGCGGCGGCGGGAAACCTCACCGGCGAGTGCCGGCAGGGCTCCCGCGTCTTCCCTGCGCATTCCCCCACCGTGCTGACGGTGGGCTCGCGCTCGGATGACTATTCGCTGGCCGACTATTCTGTCGCGATCCCCGACGGCGCGGTCGCCCTGTCCGCGCGCGGGCACGCGCCGGTCGCGCCGTCGCCGGACGGAAACGGGTGGGCGGAGGGCACCTACGACCAGCAGGGCGAGGTTATTCCTTTCGAGGGCACGAGCTTCGCCGCGCCCGTCATCACCGGTTCCGTCGCCCTGCTCAAGCAGCGCCGCCCCGAGCTGACCCCCGCCCAGGTGCGCGAGATTGTCGCGGCCGCGGCGGAGCCCAACGGCGGGGCGATCGATCCTGTCGACGTGGCCAGTCAGCTCGCCCCGGAGGTGCGCGAGCCGGCGTCCCCGCTCGTGATCGAGCCTGTCCAGCAGCCCGCCTCGGCGGCCCCGCGCCGCTGGCTCCTTGTCGCCGCGGGACTTGCGGCGGCCACGTTCGCCACGCTTGCCGGTGCCGCTGTACGACGCCCCTCCGGCCAGCGCAAACAGCCGGCCTAA